One region of Candidatus Margulisiibacteriota bacterium genomic DNA includes:
- the rdgB gene encoding RdgB/HAM1 family non-canonical purine NTP pyrophosphatase produces the protein MNGRRPHPQPLPACRQARSQRERGKKIIVATTNQHKLREIGEILGIRVTGKEIRVKENGKTFEANAIKKVKAIKLKPGEIAIADDSGLMVNCLNGKPGVKSARFATPPTPENLCRKLLKVMRDSRARGAKFVCAIAVAFPDGRIRVIKGIVHGRIVAEMRGVEGFGYDPVFRPCGYNKTFAEMSPAMKNRLSHRGLALKKLKALFSSM, from the coding sequence ATGAACGGTAGACGCCCTCACCCCCAACCCCTCCCTGCCTGCCGGCAGGCACGGTCCCAGAGGGAGAGGGGCAAAAAAATTATTGTCGCGACGACTAACCAGCATAAACTGCGCGAGATTGGGGAAATTCTGGGGATACGGGTTACGGGAAAAGAGATACGGGTGAAGGAAAACGGGAAGACCTTTGAAGCGAACGCGATCAAGAAAGTTAAAGCGATCAAGCTTAAACCAGGGGAGATTGCGATTGCCGATGATTCCGGGCTGATGGTCAATTGCTTGAACGGTAAACCTGGGGTCAAATCGGCCCGTTTTGCCACGCCGCCGACCCCGGAAAACCTTTGCCGCAAGCTCCTTAAGGTAATGCGTGACAGCAGGGCGAGGGGGGCAAAGTTTGTTTGTGCGATTGCGGTTGCCTTTCCTGACGGCCGGATCAGAGTGATCAAAGGGATCGTTCACGGCCGGATCGTTGCGGAAATGAGAGGCGTGGAAGGTTTTGGCTACGACCCGGTTTTTCGCCCCTGCGGATATAATAAAACCTTCGCGGAAATGTCACCAGCCATGAAAAACCGCTTGTCTCATCGCGGTTTAGCTTTGAAGAAATTAAAAGCATTATTTTCTTCTATGTAA
- the purD gene encoding phosphoribosylamine--glycine ligase translates to MKVLVIGSGGREHALVWKIAQSPLIEKIYCAPGNPGTAQFAENIHLAVEDIAGLKKFALEKKIGLTVVGPEVPLVAGIADEFAAAGLKVFGPGRLGAQIEGSKVFSKNFMTKYDIPTAQSGTFRRLEEAIAYVKEMGAPIVVKADGLAAGKGVVVCRTETEAIDAVKLIMEKKEFGAAGDQVVIEEFLDGEEASILALTDGKSIIPLASAQDHKRVFDGDQGPNTGGMGAYSPAPIVTDHLMSEIDVTVLKPFVDGMRQEGIDYKGVIYAGIMVTKNGPKVLEFNARFGDPETQPILMRMKSDLVSILEAVVDGKLDDRLIEWDDKAAVCVVLAAGGYPGKYEKGVEIKGLDRIGQLDNVVVFHAGTGYGTRGTGYGDTGHGSGSIITNGGRVLGVTALGDGIKLAIKKAYQAVDLINFKGMHYRKDIGKKALKYER, encoded by the coding sequence ATGAAGGTTTTGGTTATTGGTTCCGGGGGCCGGGAGCACGCGCTGGTCTGGAAGATCGCGCAAAGCCCGTTGATTGAGAAGATCTACTGTGCTCCTGGTAATCCCGGGACTGCTCAATTCGCTGAAAATATTCATCTGGCGGTTGAAGATATCGCTGGCTTAAAGAAGTTTGCCCTGGAGAAAAAGATCGGGCTGACCGTGGTCGGTCCGGAAGTGCCGCTGGTCGCCGGGATTGCCGACGAGTTTGCCGCGGCCGGCTTGAAAGTGTTTGGACCGGGCAGGTTGGGAGCGCAAATCGAAGGGAGCAAGGTTTTCTCCAAGAATTTCATGACGAAATACGACATCCCGACCGCCCAATCCGGGACTTTCCGCCGTTTGGAAGAAGCGATCGCCTACGTCAAAGAAATGGGGGCGCCGATAGTTGTCAAAGCCGATGGTTTAGCTGCCGGCAAAGGAGTTGTTGTTTGCCGGACGGAAACAGAAGCGATCGACGCAGTAAAACTAATCATGGAGAAGAAAGAGTTTGGCGCGGCCGGCGACCAGGTGGTCATTGAGGAGTTTCTTGACGGAGAAGAAGCCTCAATTCTGGCGTTGACCGATGGAAAGTCGATCATTCCATTAGCTTCAGCTCAAGACCACAAGCGGGTTTTTGACGGAGATCAGGGACCGAACACCGGCGGGATGGGAGCTTATTCGCCGGCGCCGATCGTCACCGATCATTTGATGTCGGAGATCGACGTGACGGTCCTCAAACCGTTTGTTGACGGGATGCGGCAGGAAGGGATCGATTATAAAGGAGTTATTTACGCCGGGATCATGGTCACGAAAAATGGGCCCAAGGTACTGGAGTTTAACGCCCGTTTTGGCGATCCGGAGACCCAGCCGATCTTAATGCGGATGAAGTCAGATTTGGTCTCAATTTTGGAAGCAGTTGTTGACGGCAAGTTGGATGATCGACTTATTGAGTGGGACGATAAAGCGGCGGTCTGTGTGGTCCTGGCGGCGGGGGGGTATCCCGGCAAATACGAAAAGGGAGTCGAGATAAAAGGGCTTGATCGGATCGGCCAACTGGACAATGTGGTGGTCTTTCACGCGGGGACGGGGTACGGGACACGGGGTACGGGATACGGCGATACGGGACACGGGAGTGGATCAATTATTACAAATGGTGGGAGAGTGCTGGGCGTGACCGCTTTAGGCGACGGGATCAAGTTAGCGATCAAGAAGGCGTATCAAGCGGTTGATCTGATCAACTTTAAAGGGATGCATTACCGGAAAGATATTGGGAAAAAAGCGCTGAAGTATGAACGGTAG